One stretch of Streptomyces peucetius DNA includes these proteins:
- a CDS encoding cytochrome P450, whose translation MTGRSSLPSSDRHGGGGSGDAVCPVTAGGGPDGPRTKGAGAAGAAQPAGGRPAHREPGRARARGTGHARARRRDRRVYLRAHPLLFALLAATRGRPVRRIGRTVLVHEADACREVLTRLPLDRTAPGTTGGAARSALGARKAKGTLNTGNTGDAGVLFDQDGDAHRALRRTLARDLGTAGVDELRALWRPLIAHRLEPLAAGGTVDVVALARELAGTVVRALLGSAAAPQAVAAAAAEVAALSVRGELPGLPRPGARAAVARATARLRHLLGDGDNRGDEALSAMVAVAAVNTTVAALPRAAAWCADAGLWEQAADDTLRRSLAGELLRVTAASPLLPRVAAADGVAGGCPVRSGDRLLLVARHAVGAHASGPDALRPAPPGVARLVFGAGPHTCPGAGLAGALLEDLLAALAPYRPAVVRARADRRAALPGWRTLTLRATAGRGQR comes from the coding sequence ATGACCGGGCGTTCGTCCCTTCCGTCGTCGGACCGGCACGGCGGTGGCGGCAGCGGCGACGCCGTATGTCCGGTGACCGCCGGCGGCGGTCCGGACGGCCCGCGCACGAAGGGCGCGGGGGCAGCGGGTGCCGCACAGCCGGCCGGCGGGCGCCCGGCCCACCGAGAGCCGGGCCGTGCCCGGGCTCGCGGCACCGGACACGCGCGGGCGCGGCGCCGTGACCGCCGGGTGTATCTGCGGGCCCACCCGCTGCTGTTCGCCCTGCTCGCCGCCACCCGGGGCCGCCCGGTGCGCCGGATCGGCCGCACCGTGCTCGTCCACGAAGCGGACGCCTGCCGCGAGGTGCTGACCCGGCTGCCGCTGGACCGTACGGCGCCGGGGACCACCGGCGGCGCGGCGCGGTCGGCACTCGGCGCGCGGAAGGCCAAAGGCACCCTGAACACCGGGAACACAGGGGACGCCGGTGTCCTGTTCGACCAGGACGGCGACGCCCACCGTGCGCTGCGGCGCACTCTGGCACGCGACCTCGGAACGGCGGGCGTGGACGAACTGCGGGCGCTGTGGCGGCCGTTGATCGCACACCGCCTCGAACCGCTCGCCGCCGGCGGCACGGTGGACGTCGTCGCACTCGCCCGGGAGCTGGCGGGCACGGTCGTCCGCGCACTGCTGGGCTCCGCCGCCGCTCCTCAGGCGGTAGCCGCGGCCGCCGCGGAGGTCGCCGCGCTCTCGGTCCGGGGCGAGCTGCCCGGCCTGCCCCGCCCCGGCGCTCGGGCCGCCGTCGCGCGGGCGACGGCCCGGCTGCGGCACCTGCTGGGCGACGGGGACAACAGGGGCGACGAGGCGCTGTCCGCGATGGTGGCCGTCGCGGCGGTGAACACGACCGTCGCGGCCCTCCCCCGGGCAGCCGCCTGGTGCGCGGACGCCGGCCTGTGGGAACAGGCCGCGGACGACACGCTGCGCCGGAGCCTGGCCGGTGAACTGCTCCGCGTCACGGCCGCCTCTCCGCTGCTGCCCCGCGTCGCGGCGGCTGACGGCGTGGCCGGCGGGTGCCCGGTGCGCTCCGGTGACCGGCTGCTGCTGGTCGCCCGGCACGCCGTCGGCGCACACGCGAGCGGCCCGGACGCGCTCCGCCCCGCGCCGCCGGGCGTGGCCCGTCTGGTCTTCGGTGCCGGGCCGCACACCTGTCCCGGAGCGGGCCTCGCCGGGGCGCTGCTGGAGGACCTGCTCGCGGCGCTGGCCCCGTACCGCCCGGCCGTTGTGCGGGCGCGGGCCGACCGCCGCGCGGCCCTCCCCGGCTGGCGGACGCTGACGCTGCGTGCCACCGCGGGCCGGGGGCAGCGGTGA
- a CDS encoding class I adenylate-forming enzyme family protein, giving the protein MLDLLDHSLRSAPERPAVLGATRTGRTRVRATRGELAELADAYASSLYARGLRPGDTVGVAVRPGPRALAVLLALWRLGLRGAVLDPGAGPDVLRARLASVRPSLVLADAAAQAVAGWARPLAARARLALPPLQELGPVATVGRRLPGCAPALGRADTRLPVLDHGDGDAVIVFTSGTTSRPRAVVHSRSGLAAGMSTVAALFRARPGEPVLGGTFFVLVPSLAQGAPVALPARSPKILARQLHRLSPQGTYLTPPQLRDALNAGARFTGRVWTGSAPASAELLGRTRAAGAAEAWGVYALTELFPAAAVESRDKTAYDGAGDLVGAPLPGVEVRTEAGQLLLSGAAARNRYLGQDPDPWVRTGDRAHLDASGRIVLEGRCKDMVLRRAENIYPGLYEPSLHVPGVELAVLVGVPAGDGDERLVAVVQPRPGHDEARLRAALAGPLRRMGSARPDALLFADVPLSGRSRKPDRAATALLAAERLGTAGRAGVRT; this is encoded by the coding sequence ATGCTCGACCTCCTCGACCACTCACTGCGCTCTGCGCCCGAGCGGCCCGCCGTGCTCGGCGCGACACGCACCGGGCGGACACGGGTGCGGGCCACCCGCGGCGAACTCGCGGAACTGGCGGACGCGTACGCGTCGTCCCTGTACGCACGCGGCCTGCGCCCCGGTGACACCGTCGGTGTCGCGGTGCGTCCCGGCCCCCGGGCGCTCGCCGTCCTGCTCGCGCTGTGGCGGCTCGGGCTGCGCGGCGCCGTGCTCGACCCCGGCGCCGGGCCCGACGTGCTGCGCGCCCGGCTGGCATCGGTCCGGCCCTCGCTGGTGCTGGCCGACGCCGCCGCGCAGGCGGTCGCCGGATGGGCCCGGCCGCTGGCGGCGCGGGCGCGGCTCGCCCTGCCGCCCCTTCAGGAGCTGGGTCCGGTGGCCACGGTCGGCCGCCGGCTGCCCGGTTGCGCACCGGCGCTCGGCAGGGCCGACACACGCCTGCCCGTCCTCGACCACGGCGACGGTGACGCCGTCATCGTGTTCACGTCCGGGACGACGTCCCGGCCGCGAGCCGTCGTGCACAGCCGCTCCGGCCTCGCCGCCGGCATGAGCACGGTCGCCGCGCTGTTCCGTGCCCGGCCGGGCGAACCGGTCCTCGGGGGCACGTTTTTCGTGCTCGTCCCCTCACTCGCGCAGGGCGCGCCGGTCGCGCTGCCCGCGCGCTCGCCGAAGATCCTGGCCCGTCAGCTCCACCGGCTGTCCCCGCAGGGCACGTATCTGACCCCGCCGCAGCTGCGGGACGCCCTGAACGCCGGGGCCCGCTTCACGGGCAGGGTGTGGACCGGTTCCGCGCCGGCCAGTGCCGAACTGCTGGGCCGGACACGGGCGGCGGGCGCGGCGGAGGCGTGGGGGGTGTACGCGCTGACCGAGCTGTTCCCCGCCGCGGCGGTCGAGTCCCGCGACAAGACGGCGTACGACGGGGCCGGGGACCTCGTCGGTGCTCCGCTGCCGGGCGTCGAGGTGCGGACGGAGGCCGGCCAGCTGCTGCTGTCCGGCGCGGCGGCCAGGAACCGCTACCTCGGGCAGGACCCCGACCCGTGGGTGCGCACCGGCGACCGGGCGCATCTGGACGCCTCGGGCCGGATCGTGCTCGAGGGCCGCTGCAAGGACATGGTGCTGCGGCGTGCCGAGAACATCTACCCGGGACTGTACGAACCGTCGCTGCATGTACCGGGCGTCGAACTCGCCGTGCTGGTCGGTGTTCCGGCGGGCGACGGCGACGAACGGCTGGTCGCCGTCGTCCAGCCCCGGCCGGGCCACGACGAGGCCCGGTTGCGGGCCGCGCTCGCCGGGCCGCTGCGGCGGATGGGCTCGGCCCGGCCGGACGCGCTGCTCTTCGCGGACGTGCCGCTGTCCGGCCGCTCACGCAAGCCGGACCGGGCGGCGACGGCGCTCCTCGCGGCGGAGCGCCTGGGCACGGCGGGACGCGCGGGGGTGCGGACATGA
- a CDS encoding glycosyltransferase family A protein — MSAHGGLWVVVPAYQEEERLAGTLRALAAQRDRDFTLLVVDNGSSDGTGAVARDFASRAPFPVEVLHEPEKGVGCAVDTGFRYAIERGATLLARTDADCLPRPGWTRAARAAMTVGPGPTMVCGRLVARRDEHGPLGRAGFSVLVSLAALFGRLRPAHARRNGYLAPYRMHAGNNMAITADLYLACGGMPRRPSPTDRLFLNRVRRRTDRIVRCPAMVVENSTRRLRAYGIRGTARWYLDRGSDGRGDDPR; from the coding sequence ATGAGCGCACACGGCGGCCTGTGGGTGGTCGTGCCCGCGTACCAGGAGGAGGAGCGGCTGGCCGGCACCCTGCGCGCGCTGGCGGCGCAGCGGGACCGGGACTTCACCCTGCTGGTGGTCGACAACGGCTCGTCGGACGGCACGGGCGCGGTCGCCAGGGACTTCGCGTCACGGGCGCCGTTCCCCGTGGAGGTGCTCCACGAGCCGGAGAAGGGGGTGGGCTGCGCCGTCGACACCGGCTTCCGGTACGCCATCGAGCGGGGTGCGACGCTGCTGGCCCGCACGGACGCCGACTGTCTGCCACGGCCCGGCTGGACGCGGGCCGCCCGTGCCGCGATGACCGTCGGGCCCGGCCCGACCATGGTGTGCGGGCGCCTCGTCGCCCGGCGCGACGAACACGGTCCGCTCGGCCGGGCCGGGTTCTCGGTACTGGTGTCGCTGGCCGCCCTGTTCGGCCGGCTCCGGCCCGCGCACGCGCGCAGGAACGGCTATCTGGCGCCGTACCGGATGCACGCCGGCAACAACATGGCGATCACCGCGGACCTGTATCTGGCCTGCGGCGGTATGCCGCGCCGCCCGTCGCCGACGGACCGGCTGTTCCTGAACCGGGTGCGGCGGCGGACGGACCGGATCGTGCGCTGCCCGGCCATGGTCGTGGAGAACTCCACCCGCAGGCTCCGGGCGTACGGCATCCGGGGCACCGCCCGCTGGTACCTCGACCGGGGCAGCGACGGACGCGGGGACGACCCCCGCTGA
- a CDS encoding 3-oxoacyl-ACP synthase III family protein, with protein sequence MLKHSSDPRRRVGITGVGSALPDAVLTSRSLQQEAAAHFDRSLPDTLLTQATGIETRRVAAHDEYASTLAVRAGRRALAEASLDPHDIDLLLFASASRDMVEPATAHIVQAGLGSRAHALDVTNACNSFVNGIDVARSTILAGRARRALVVTGETPTRAIRRAPGGFAEFRAGFAGYTFGDAGAAVVLEEVGRGGILDVDTETHSEHWEVGGIPGGGSRHPRGDEHTYFRGDGRELRGVFEKVGASVVERTLHRAGLDWDGFAKVLVHQVTVPYLERFAELTGAPADKLVVTVPELGNIASASIGVQLERVYGELAAGERVLFVGLGGGISIMTMVWEKS encoded by the coding sequence ATGCTCAAACACTCGAGCGATCCGCGTCGGCGGGTCGGGATCACCGGCGTCGGCAGCGCGTTGCCGGACGCGGTGCTGACATCGCGCAGCCTCCAGCAGGAGGCGGCCGCGCACTTCGACAGGTCCCTGCCCGACACGCTGCTCACGCAGGCCACCGGCATCGAGACCCGGCGCGTCGCGGCCCATGACGAGTACGCCTCGACGCTGGCGGTGCGCGCCGGCCGCCGTGCGCTGGCCGAGGCGTCGCTCGATCCGCACGACATCGATCTGCTGCTGTTCGCCTCCGCGTCGCGCGACATGGTCGAGCCCGCCACCGCGCACATCGTGCAGGCCGGTCTCGGCTCCCGGGCGCACGCCCTGGACGTCACCAACGCCTGCAACAGCTTCGTCAACGGCATCGACGTCGCCCGCAGCACCATCCTGGCCGGCCGGGCCCGGCGGGCGCTGGTCGTCACGGGCGAGACGCCGACCCGTGCGATACGCCGGGCGCCGGGCGGCTTCGCCGAGTTCCGTGCGGGCTTCGCGGGCTACACGTTCGGCGACGCGGGCGCCGCCGTGGTCCTGGAGGAAGTCGGGCGTGGCGGCATTCTCGACGTGGACACCGAGACGCACTCCGAGCACTGGGAGGTCGGCGGCATCCCCGGCGGCGGCTCGCGCCACCCGCGCGGCGACGAGCACACCTACTTCCGCGGCGACGGCCGCGAACTGCGCGGCGTGTTCGAGAAGGTGGGCGCCTCGGTCGTCGAACGGACCCTGCACCGGGCGGGCCTGGACTGGGACGGCTTCGCGAAGGTGCTGGTGCACCAGGTGACCGTGCCGTATCTGGAGCGGTTCGCCGAGCTGACCGGGGCGCCCGCGGACAAGCTCGTCGTCACCGTCCCCGAGCTAGGCAACATCGCCAGCGCGAGCATCGGTGTGCAGCTGGAGCGGGTGTACGGGGAGCTGGCGGCGGGCGAGCGGGTGCTGTTCGTGGGCCTCGGCGGCGGGATCAGCATCATGACGATGGTCTGGGAGAAGTCATGA
- a CDS encoding OmpL47-type beta-barrel domain-containing protein, with protein MVVGLTSAAAYGKPAESQEAAAEQVLTWTAGDPIDKYLSFPATAVAGPATIVFENSAATGNTTGMPHTLTFSVSDVEFNNDVQLNLLANPNDDMGGRHTAQVNLTEGRYFYHCTIPGHGTMQGILTVTAGSSEDTTAPVTTASVDGDKNADGAYIGQAAVTLAATDEGAGVDKIEYAVGADGPWQPYTAPVIVDQVGSHTIRYRAYDKAGNVEAAKSVDFTVAAPPTDDTTAPETSATVSGEKDAEGRYLGMATVTVTASDTGSGVNTVEYALGDGAWRPYTGPVMVHETGAHTVRYRATDKAGNTAAEKSVQFTVVEPPADDNEPPQTTVGVAGDQNSDGAYIGRATVTVVAVDSGGSGVERIEYSLDGGPYLAYTEPVIVDRVGYHTVLYRATDRAGNTSEAKSVSFSVAEGGGVPAPNCPEYDERTTVIVGTVDTGIPNRMTGSRCTINELIEDEKDWSSHALFLKHVDEVLDTLVEEGVIDSREQREIMRAARESGIGKPGQTHGYRKIFDGTEDTFNQWQHVGGGKFSLAEDGAMTSSTTVPGMGMLWFPQRQYGDFSLKLQWRDDAPGSGNANGGVFVRFPNVHDNPEESRPEWVAIKYGHEVQILDRPDGDMYKSGSIYGFDRVGLAGAGVTPKGTWNDYEIRVEGQHYSVFRNGKLINEFDNTGGQVFEPPRSDDPGTDGRRYATGYVGLQVHGTTDVISYRDIRIKEL; from the coding sequence ATGGTCGTCGGACTGACGTCCGCGGCCGCGTACGGCAAGCCGGCCGAAAGCCAGGAGGCCGCCGCCGAACAGGTGCTCACCTGGACGGCCGGTGACCCGATCGACAAGTACCTGTCCTTCCCGGCCACCGCGGTCGCCGGCCCCGCGACGATCGTCTTCGAGAACAGCGCGGCCACCGGCAACACCACCGGCATGCCGCACACGCTGACGTTCTCCGTCTCGGACGTCGAGTTCAACAACGACGTCCAGCTGAACCTGCTGGCCAACCCGAACGACGACATGGGCGGCAGGCACACCGCACAGGTCAACCTCACCGAGGGCCGGTACTTCTACCACTGCACCATCCCCGGCCACGGCACCATGCAGGGCATCCTGACCGTCACGGCGGGCAGCAGTGAGGACACCACCGCGCCGGTCACGACGGCCAGCGTGGACGGCGACAAGAACGCCGACGGCGCCTACATCGGTCAGGCGGCCGTCACCCTCGCGGCGACCGACGAGGGGGCCGGCGTCGACAAGATCGAGTACGCGGTCGGGGCGGACGGCCCGTGGCAGCCGTACACGGCGCCCGTCATCGTCGACCAGGTCGGCTCGCACACGATCCGCTACCGCGCCTACGACAAGGCGGGCAACGTCGAGGCGGCGAAGTCGGTGGACTTCACCGTCGCCGCTCCGCCGACCGACGACACCACCGCGCCGGAGACCTCGGCCACGGTGAGCGGCGAGAAGGACGCCGAAGGCCGGTACCTGGGGATGGCCACGGTCACCGTGACCGCCTCCGACACGGGCTCGGGCGTCAACACCGTCGAGTACGCGCTCGGGGACGGTGCCTGGCGGCCGTACACCGGGCCGGTGATGGTGCACGAGACGGGTGCGCACACGGTCCGCTACCGGGCGACCGACAAGGCGGGCAACACGGCCGCCGAGAAGTCGGTGCAGTTCACGGTCGTCGAACCGCCGGCCGACGACAACGAGCCGCCGCAGACCACCGTCGGCGTCGCGGGCGACCAGAACTCCGACGGCGCGTACATCGGGCGGGCCACGGTCACCGTCGTCGCGGTGGACTCGGGAGGCTCCGGCGTCGAGCGGATCGAGTACTCCCTGGACGGCGGCCCGTACCTCGCCTACACCGAGCCGGTGATCGTCGACCGGGTCGGCTACCACACGGTCCTGTACCGGGCGACGGACAGGGCGGGCAACACCTCGGAGGCGAAGAGCGTCTCCTTCAGTGTCGCCGAGGGCGGCGGTGTCCCGGCACCCAACTGCCCCGAGTACGACGAGCGCACGACGGTGATCGTGGGCACGGTCGACACCGGCATCCCGAACCGGATGACCGGCAGCCGCTGCACCATCAACGAGCTGATCGAGGACGAGAAGGACTGGTCCTCGCACGCGCTGTTCCTCAAGCACGTGGACGAGGTGCTCGACACGCTCGTCGAGGAAGGCGTCATCGACAGCCGCGAGCAGCGGGAGATCATGCGCGCGGCCAGGGAGTCCGGTATCGGCAAGCCCGGACAGACCCACGGCTACCGCAAGATCTTCGACGGCACAGAGGACACCTTCAATCAGTGGCAGCACGTCGGCGGCGGCAAGTTCTCCCTGGCCGAGGACGGCGCCATGACCAGCAGCACCACCGTGCCGGGCATGGGCATGCTGTGGTTCCCGCAGCGGCAGTACGGGGACTTCTCGCTGAAGCTCCAGTGGCGCGACGACGCCCCGGGCTCGGGCAACGCCAACGGCGGTGTCTTCGTGCGCTTCCCGAACGTCCACGACAACCCGGAGGAGTCGCGCCCCGAGTGGGTCGCCATCAAGTACGGCCATGAGGTGCAGATCCTGGACCGCCCGGACGGCGACATGTACAAGTCCGGCTCGATCTACGGCTTCGACCGCGTCGGGCTCGCCGGCGCCGGGGTCACGCCGAAGGGCACCTGGAACGACTACGAGATCCGGGTGGAGGGCCAGCACTACTCGGTCTTCCGCAACGGCAAGCTGATCAACGAGTTCGACAACACGGGCGGCCAGGTGTTCGAGCCGCCGCGGTCCGACGACCCCGGCACGGACGGACGGCGGTACGCCACCGGCTACGTCGGCCTCCAGGTCCACGGCACGACGGACGTGATCTCCTACCGCGACATCAGGATCAAGGAGCTCTGA
- a CDS encoding ThuA domain-containing protein: protein MQRAPHHRSGRTRSLKRPLAAALGAGALTASLLAGGGVAGAAPHPAPPTTLSLPSPPGGANVRVLVFHASAGAESPTVDAGIAAIERIGETGPVAGRFRTEATDDPAVFTDAKRLGRFNAVVFLTGGGDVLDPAQEAGLESYLEAGGGFVGIHDAARTEPYSDWFTGLIGARPTGAPSSTQRAVVEVGDRVHPATKSLPLEWKRPDKWFNWAQNPSGTVHTVARLKESSYTPAAKPGGWDHPVSWCRDYDGGRSFYTGMGGTVETFAETDFREHLRGALAWTSRLSQADCKATIDANYTAERVTKPNQPGQNDQIGEPHGLVVAPDGRVLYIGRGGADSSVPVVRDWNDPDIGKGNGEVHVYDPATKKVTKAGALTVFGNKGGGDELVKNEEGLLGIELDPDFMTNGWVYLHYTPHSEINRDTHMAERRVSRFTLDLATNRLDLASEKVLLHWPVQIHSCCHAGGGMAWDSKGNLYIATGDNNSSGFSGGYSGNNPEPNFQGVSFADARRTAGNTNNLNGKILRIHPEDDGTYTLPEGNLFTGEETAEGGGKTRGEIYVMGVRNPARIFVDKQTDILYAGWVGPDAGAPSTTWGPAKYDTFAAITKAGNHGWPYCMGNNQPYRDRNLPDPSQPLGWYDCDAPKNESPNNDGLVNLPPVTPNTIWYSPQGGGVDYPRDENGIPSYKQEEQKLLLPWLKGGGQATMNGPVYRYDASSGSEVKWPEYWDGKWFVGDFYDGDQPRHAVLTDPRTVGRGGLPVHAESLKKIVPVGSGGIRNLMDWKFAPDGSLYVLDYGRGFFTSDSNSALWRVTYQGGGATPAADQLARKAAQ from the coding sequence ATGCAGCGCGCACCACATCACAGGTCCGGAAGAACAAGATCCCTGAAACGCCCCCTGGCGGCGGCCCTCGGCGCCGGGGCCCTGACCGCCTCCTTGCTCGCAGGGGGCGGCGTCGCCGGCGCCGCACCGCATCCGGCACCGCCGACAACGTTGTCCCTTCCGTCGCCGCCGGGCGGCGCGAATGTGCGGGTGCTGGTGTTCCACGCGTCCGCCGGCGCGGAGTCCCCGACCGTCGACGCCGGTATCGCGGCGATCGAGAGGATCGGGGAGACCGGGCCGGTGGCGGGCCGGTTCAGAACGGAGGCCACCGACGACCCGGCGGTCTTCACCGACGCCAAACGGCTCGGCCGGTTCAACGCGGTCGTGTTCCTCACCGGCGGCGGCGATGTGCTCGACCCCGCGCAGGAGGCCGGTCTCGAGTCGTACCTGGAGGCGGGCGGCGGCTTCGTCGGCATCCACGACGCGGCGCGCACCGAGCCGTACTCGGACTGGTTCACCGGCCTGATCGGGGCCCGGCCGACCGGGGCGCCCAGCAGCACGCAGCGGGCAGTCGTCGAGGTCGGGGACCGGGTACATCCGGCCACCAAGTCGCTGCCGCTGGAGTGGAAGCGGCCCGACAAGTGGTTCAACTGGGCACAGAACCCCTCGGGCACGGTGCACACCGTGGCCCGGCTCAAGGAGAGCTCGTACACCCCGGCGGCGAAGCCGGGCGGCTGGGACCACCCGGTCTCCTGGTGCCGTGACTACGACGGCGGCCGGTCCTTCTACACCGGGATGGGCGGCACGGTCGAGACCTTCGCCGAGACCGACTTCCGCGAGCATCTGCGCGGCGCGCTCGCCTGGACGTCCCGTCTCTCGCAGGCCGACTGCAAGGCCACGATCGACGCCAACTACACGGCGGAGCGGGTCACCAAGCCCAATCAGCCCGGCCAGAACGACCAGATCGGCGAACCGCACGGCCTGGTCGTCGCCCCCGACGGGCGGGTGCTCTACATCGGTCGCGGCGGAGCCGACTCGAGCGTCCCGGTCGTCCGCGACTGGAACGACCCCGACATCGGCAAGGGCAACGGCGAGGTCCACGTCTACGACCCGGCGACGAAGAAGGTCACCAAGGCCGGTGCGCTGACCGTCTTCGGCAACAAGGGCGGCGGCGACGAGCTGGTCAAGAACGAGGAGGGGCTGCTCGGGATCGAGCTGGACCCCGACTTCATGACCAACGGCTGGGTGTATCTGCACTACACGCCCCACTCCGAGATCAACCGTGACACCCACATGGCCGAGCGACGGGTCTCCCGCTTCACGCTCGACCTCGCCACCAACCGGCTGGATCTCGCGAGCGAGAAGGTGCTGCTGCACTGGCCGGTGCAGATCCACAGCTGCTGCCACGCGGGCGGCGGCATGGCCTGGGACTCGAAGGGCAATCTGTACATCGCGACCGGCGACAACAACTCGTCCGGCTTCAGCGGCGGTTACTCGGGCAACAACCCGGAGCCGAACTTCCAGGGCGTCTCCTTCGCCGACGCGCGCCGCACCGCGGGGAACACCAACAACCTCAACGGCAAGATCCTGCGGATCCATCCCGAGGACGACGGCACCTACACCCTCCCCGAGGGGAATCTGTTCACGGGTGAGGAGACCGCGGAAGGCGGCGGCAAGACCCGCGGCGAGATCTATGTGATGGGGGTGCGCAACCCGGCACGCATCTTCGTCGACAAGCAGACGGACATCCTCTACGCCGGCTGGGTCGGCCCGGACGCAGGCGCCCCCTCGACGACCTGGGGTCCGGCCAAGTACGACACCTTCGCCGCCATCACCAAGGCCGGCAACCACGGGTGGCCGTACTGCATGGGCAACAACCAGCCCTACCGCGACCGCAATCTGCCGGACCCGTCCCAGCCGCTCGGCTGGTACGACTGCGACGCCCCGAAGAACGAGTCGCCGAACAACGACGGTCTGGTGAACCTGCCGCCCGTCACGCCCAACACCATCTGGTACTCGCCGCAGGGCGGTGGCGTCGACTACCCGCGGGACGAGAACGGCATCCCCAGCTACAAGCAGGAGGAGCAGAAGCTGCTGCTGCCGTGGCTCAAGGGCGGCGGCCAGGCCACCATGAACGGCCCCGTCTACCGCTACGACGCGTCGAGCGGCTCGGAGGTCAAGTGGCCCGAGTACTGGGACGGCAAGTGGTTCGTCGGTGACTTCTACGACGGCGACCAGCCGCGCCACGCGGTGCTGACAGACCCGAGGACCGTCGGCAGGGGCGGCCTGCCCGTGCACGCCGAGTCCCTCAAGAAGATCGTCCCGGTGGGCTCCGGCGGCATCCGCAACCTCATGGACTGGAAGTTCGCACCCGACGGGTCGCTGTACGTCCTGGACTACGGGCGCGGATTCTTCACCTCCGACTCCAACTCCGCGCTGTGGCGCGTGACCTACCAGGGCGGCGGGGCGACCCCCGCCGCCGACCAGCTCGCGAGGAAGGCGGCGCAGTGA
- a CDS encoding multicopper oxidase domain-containing protein: protein MDRRSFNRRLLAGGAAAAATGVTSLSVASASNAAPAPAKGAPKTAQAGGQIRHLQLYAEKLADGQMGYGLEKGRATIPGPLIELVEGDTLHIEFENLMDVPVSLHPHGVDYDIANDGTKMSRSHVEPGATRTYTWRTHTPGRRSDGTWRPGSAGYWHYHDHVVGTDHGTGGIRKGLYGPLVVRRKDDILPDKQFTIVFNDMTINNRPAADPPDFLATVGDRVEIIMITHGEYYHTFHMHGHRWADNRTGLLAGPEDVSRVIDNKITGPADSFGFQVIAGEHVGAGAWMYHCHVQSHSDMGMAGLFLVAKPDGTIPGYEPHHPTAAGSDAGSEEGGHAH from the coding sequence ATGGACAGACGGAGCTTCAACCGGCGCCTCCTCGCGGGCGGCGCCGCCGCGGCGGCCACCGGAGTGACATCGTTGTCGGTCGCTTCCGCCTCCAATGCCGCCCCCGCCCCGGCGAAGGGCGCACCCAAGACTGCCCAAGCGGGCGGTCAGATACGCCACTTGCAGCTGTACGCCGAGAAACTGGCCGACGGGCAGATGGGATACGGCCTGGAGAAGGGCCGGGCGACCATTCCCGGTCCGTTGATCGAACTCGTCGAAGGCGACACGCTGCACATCGAGTTCGAGAACCTGATGGACGTCCCGGTCAGCCTGCACCCCCACGGCGTCGACTACGACATCGCCAACGACGGCACGAAGATGAGCCGCAGCCATGTCGAACCCGGCGCCACCCGCACCTACACCTGGCGCACCCACACCCCCGGCAGGCGCTCCGACGGCACCTGGCGGCCGGGCAGTGCGGGGTACTGGCACTACCACGACCACGTGGTGGGCACCGACCACGGCACCGGCGGCATCCGCAAGGGCCTGTACGGTCCGCTGGTGGTGCGCAGGAAGGACGACATCCTGCCCGACAAGCAGTTCACGATCGTCTTCAACGACATGACGATCAACAACCGGCCGGCCGCCGACCCGCCCGACTTCCTCGCCACGGTGGGCGACCGGGTCGAGATCATCATGATCACGCACGGCGAGTACTACCACACCTTCCACATGCACGGTCACCGCTGGGCCGACAACAGGACCGGCCTGCTCGCCGGCCCCGAGGACGTCAGCCGGGTGATCGACAACAAGATCACCGGCCCCGCCGACTCCTTCGGCTTCCAGGTGATCGCCGGTGAACACGTGGGCGCCGGCGCCTGGATGTACCACTGCCACGTCCAGAGCCACTCGGACATGGGCATGGCCGGCCTCTTCCTCGTCGCCAAACCGGACGGCACGATCCCCGGCTACGAACCGCACCATCCGACGGCCGCCGGCTCGGACGCCGGCTCGGAGGAGGGTGGTCACGCGCACTGA